In Lactococcus garvieae subsp. garvieae, the following proteins share a genomic window:
- the rsgA gene encoding ribosome small subunit-dependent GTPase A: MVKKGRIIKSLAGFYNVESEGQVYQTRARGNFRKKGMKPIVGDFVDFSAEENSEGYILDIHKRRNSLIRPSIANIDQAVIIMSTVNPDFSLNLLDRFLVFLEHKDIQPLIYISKLDLLEDRSEYDQFKKNYEAIGYQVFFDWKELTQVLADKVTVFMGQTGAGKTTLLNLIAPGMNLATGETSDKLGRGRHTTRHVEFFEVASGLIADTPGFSNLDYDVSNQPDLNAAFPEILRESHGCKFRECTHTHEPSCAVKEALEEGRILSSRYENYLQLLTEINNTRETYAKQRKKQN, from the coding sequence ATGGTAAAAAAAGGACGTATTATTAAATCTTTAGCAGGGTTTTACAATGTAGAATCTGAAGGACAAGTTTATCAAACGCGGGCACGTGGTAACTTTCGTAAGAAAGGAATGAAGCCAATCGTTGGTGATTTTGTGGACTTTTCAGCTGAAGAAAATTCAGAAGGTTATATCCTAGATATACACAAACGCAGAAACAGCTTGATTCGCCCTTCCATTGCGAATATCGATCAGGCTGTCATCATCATGTCAACGGTTAATCCTGATTTTTCCTTGAATCTGTTGGATCGTTTCCTTGTATTTCTGGAACATAAAGATATTCAGCCCCTCATCTACATTTCGAAACTCGATTTGCTTGAGGATAGAAGTGAATATGACCAGTTCAAGAAAAATTATGAAGCGATTGGTTATCAGGTTTTCTTTGACTGGAAAGAGCTGACTCAAGTATTAGCAGATAAAGTCACGGTCTTTATGGGGCAAACGGGTGCTGGAAAAACAACCTTGTTGAATCTGATTGCGCCAGGTATGAACTTGGCTACGGGAGAGACTTCCGACAAACTAGGACGCGGACGTCACACCACGCGCCACGTGGAATTCTTTGAAGTTGCATCGGGCTTAATTGCAGATACTCCAGGATTTTCAAATCTAGACTATGATGTCTCTAACCAACCTGATTTAAATGCGGCCTTTCCAGAAATTTTACGAGAAAGTCATGGGTGTAAGTTTAGAGAATGTACCCATACACATGAACCTTCTTGTGCTGTCAAGGAGGCACTTGAAGAAGGCAGGATTTTATCGAGTCGCTATGAGAACTACCTACAACTATTAACCGAAATAAATAACACGAGGGAAACTTATGCCAAGCAAAGAAAAAAACAAAATTAA
- a CDS encoding XRE family transcriptional regulator produces the protein MNLGQTLKKLRKEHQFTQKEIAEMLDITQGTYALWEKKTSNPALEMMTKLADIYNTPIDLILNENQGHSPFIELLNIYKQLDAEQQKNVMNFSQFLASQTPQTLPTPDNIIPLRTYRREELYTIEVADEQLSAGFGQALNDTQETYTIFTDVRPGRYDGAARIKGDSMQPEYPNFSIVTFVTTGFDRDGDIYVISEGGPGEEQLYCKQVFRDGESFRCHSLNTDPQYKDFYLDEETSRIVGPVVDCIEEINPELIEN, from the coding sequence ATGAATCTAGGACAAACTTTAAAAAAGCTACGTAAAGAACATCAGTTTACTCAAAAAGAAATTGCTGAGATGCTTGACATCACTCAAGGGACTTATGCGCTTTGGGAAAAGAAAACCAGCAATCCTGCTTTAGAAATGATGACTAAACTTGCCGATATTTACAATACCCCCATTGATCTTATCCTCAATGAAAATCAAGGGCATTCTCCTTTTATTGAGCTTCTCAATATTTACAAACAGTTAGATGCTGAACAACAAAAAAATGTCATGAATTTTTCACAGTTTCTTGCCAGTCAAACGCCACAAACTCTCCCTACCCCTGATAATATCATTCCTTTACGCACTTACCGTCGTGAGGAACTCTATACGATTGAGGTAGCAGATGAACAATTATCCGCTGGTTTTGGTCAAGCTTTGAATGATACTCAGGAAACGTACACCATCTTTACAGACGTACGTCCTGGCCGTTATGATGGGGCTGCGCGTATCAAAGGGGACTCCATGCAACCAGAGTATCCTAACTTCTCTATTGTCACCTTTGTTACGACAGGCTTTGATAGAGACGGCGATATTTATGTTATTTCAGAGGGCGGACCTGGGGAAGAACAGCTGTATTGTAAACAAGTTTTCCGAGACGGAGAAAGTTTCCGCTGTCACTCACTCAATACCGATCCGCAATATAAGGATTTTTACTTAGATGAAGAAACTTCAAGAATCGTCGGCCCTGTCGTTGATTGTATCGAAGAAATAAACCCCGAATTAATCGAGAACTAA
- a CDS encoding 3D domain-containing protein, whose translation MKKNNWKKGATLLGVSVGMLTMGLQVANADESTINKDIENFQQQLNSELSQTNAIYAKATVSQNKLKLTQEKIESLDQEIERTEVKYNSLKETVAKQMRAMQAHGGASASVLNVVLNANDFHEAIQAWTNLSVILRAEDAQAKDLVDTQKNLETMQSSLLQTKEELKTAQADYQAQTENLEERIHMLKNKMADNQNILEEMKAKAEMDKDTPVDEDADKPTIEALASKKKEEPKVSESKDTTITTPSSEGGTSLTVSATAYSSDNGLGFITATGINLHQNPMCIAVDPSVIPLGKMVEVPGYGIAIAGDTGGAIRGNIIDVHLPTTAQAQAWGRKTLQINVLS comes from the coding sequence ATGAAAAAGAACAATTGGAAAAAAGGAGCAACTTTACTTGGAGTGTCAGTTGGAATGCTGACAATGGGCCTACAAGTTGCTAATGCTGACGAAAGTACGATCAATAAAGATATCGAGAACTTTCAGCAACAGCTCAACTCGGAACTTTCTCAGACAAATGCAATCTATGCGAAAGCAACTGTTTCACAAAACAAGCTCAAATTAACGCAAGAAAAGATTGAAAGTCTGGATCAAGAAATTGAGAGAACTGAGGTAAAATACAATTCCTTAAAAGAGACAGTAGCAAAGCAAATGCGTGCCATGCAAGCGCACGGAGGTGCCTCAGCTTCTGTTCTCAACGTAGTCTTGAATGCGAATGATTTTCATGAAGCGATACAGGCTTGGACAAACTTGAGTGTCATATTACGCGCTGAGGATGCACAAGCTAAGGATTTAGTCGACACGCAGAAAAATTTGGAAACAATGCAAAGCTCTCTTCTGCAAACGAAAGAGGAGTTAAAAACCGCTCAGGCCGACTACCAAGCGCAAACAGAGAACCTGGAAGAGCGTATCCATATGCTAAAAAACAAAATGGCCGACAACCAGAATATACTGGAAGAGATGAAAGCCAAAGCAGAAATGGATAAAGATACTCCCGTAGACGAGGATGCCGATAAGCCAACAATAGAGGCCTTGGCTTCAAAGAAAAAAGAAGAACCTAAAGTTTCGGAGTCTAAAGATACTACAATTACAACTCCGAGTAGTGAGGGTGGAACTTCCTTGACAGTCTCAGCTACAGCTTATTCCTCAGATAACGGCTTAGGCTTTATCACAGCAACAGGCATTAACTTGCACCAAAATCCAATGTGTATTGCCGTTGATCCTTCCGTCATTCCCTTAGGAAAGATGGTTGAAGTGCCAGGTTATGGTATCGCTATTGCAGGCGATACAGGTGGAGCTATCAGGGGAAATATTATTGATGTGCATCTTCCCACAACAGCTCAAGCGCAAGCTTGGGGACGTAAAACACTTCAGATTAATGTACTTTCTTAA